In one Parageobacillus genomosp. 1 genomic region, the following are encoded:
- a CDS encoding enoyl-CoA hydratase produces the protein MSTLVSYELQENGIAIVTLNRPEAANALSTALLNALSALLGDLAFRKDVRVVIVTGAGEKVFCAGADLKERAGMNETEVRKTVALIRETINQVEQLPQPVIAALNGSAFGGGLELALACDIRVAVDTAQLGLTETSLGIIPGAGGTQRLPRLIGIGKAKELIFTAKRISTQEAAQIGLVEYVVPRAQLMEKALEIATQIAANAPIAVRQAKLAVNRSLDVDLVTGLRLEQMAYEVTIPTKDRLEGLQAFKEKRKPVYKGE, from the coding sequence ATGTCAACATTGGTTTCATACGAGCTGCAGGAAAATGGTATTGCAATAGTGACGTTAAATCGACCGGAAGCGGCAAATGCGCTGTCGACTGCGCTCTTAAACGCGCTGTCCGCGCTTCTTGGCGATCTTGCTTTCCGGAAGGACGTCCGCGTTGTCATTGTGACGGGAGCGGGGGAAAAAGTCTTTTGTGCCGGAGCGGATTTAAAAGAACGCGCCGGCATGAATGAAACGGAAGTACGGAAAACGGTCGCCCTCATTCGCGAGACGATCAATCAGGTAGAACAGCTGCCGCAGCCGGTCATCGCTGCCCTAAATGGCTCGGCGTTCGGCGGCGGGCTGGAGCTCGCCCTTGCCTGCGATATTCGCGTGGCGGTAGACACGGCGCAACTGGGGCTTACGGAAACGTCTTTAGGAATCATCCCTGGCGCAGGTGGAACGCAGCGACTTCCACGCCTGATTGGAATCGGAAAAGCGAAGGAATTAATTTTCACCGCCAAGCGCATTAGCACCCAAGAAGCGGCACAAATCGGCCTTGTCGAATACGTGGTGCCGCGCGCGCAATTAATGGAGAAAGCGCTGGAAATCGCCACGCAAATCGCTGCCAACGCACCGATCGCCGTAAGGCAAGCAAAACTGGCGGTTAATCGCAGTTTAGACGTCGATTTGGTGACTGGACTGCGCCTGGAGCAAATGGCATATGAGGTGACCATTCCAACAAAGGACCGTCTTGAAGGATTGCAGGCGTTTAAAGAAAAACGAAAACCGGTCTACAAAGGGGAATAG
- a CDS encoding AMP-binding protein, giving the protein MLTVTVGKLLEEKAQLYPDHEAVVYADRDLRMTYRQFNDYCRLVARGLMRLGIEKGENVAIWATNVPEWIACQFATGKMGAVLVTVNTNYRAAELEYLLKQSDSTTLFLIEQYRDSSYVDIVYEVVPELRTSEPGKLQSKRLPKLKNVVFIGEKRYPGMFTWNDILAMAHDVTEEQLDERMNSLDPHDVINMQYTSGTTGFPKGVMLTHYNIVNNAYYVAQCMKLTKNDRLCIPVPFFHCFGCVMSTLACATVGATMVPVQEFNPKRVLQTVQAERCTALHGVPTMFIAELNDPDFEKYDLSTLRKGIMAGSPCPIEVMKAVMEKMGMKEITIAYGQTESSPVITQTRTDDPIHLRVETVGRALPNVEVKIVEPGTNKEVPPGVQGELCTRGYHVMKGYYKNPDATKEAIDEDGWLHTGDLATMDENGYCRITGRLKDMIIRGGENIYPREIEEFLYKHPKILDVQVVGVPDEKYGEEVMAWIILKEGQTATAEEIREFCRGKISRHKIPRYIEFTDSYPMTASGKIQKFKLREMAKQRLRLTK; this is encoded by the coding sequence ATGTTGACGGTCACGGTGGGGAAGCTGCTCGAGGAAAAAGCACAGTTGTATCCGGATCATGAAGCGGTCGTTTATGCAGATCGCGATTTACGGATGACGTATAGGCAATTCAATGACTATTGCCGTCTAGTGGCGCGCGGGTTGATGCGTCTTGGCATTGAAAAAGGAGAAAATGTGGCGATTTGGGCAACCAATGTGCCGGAATGGATCGCCTGTCAATTTGCGACCGGAAAAATGGGAGCGGTACTTGTTACTGTCAATACGAACTACCGTGCCGCAGAACTAGAGTATTTATTAAAACAATCCGATTCGACGACGCTCTTTTTAATTGAACAATATCGTGACTCTTCTTATGTGGATATTGTTTACGAGGTTGTTCCGGAGCTGCGCACAAGCGAGCCTGGAAAGCTTCAGTCCAAGCGTTTGCCAAAATTGAAAAATGTCGTGTTCATTGGGGAGAAACGCTATCCGGGGATGTTTACGTGGAACGACATTCTTGCGATGGCGCATGATGTGACGGAAGAACAGCTTGATGAACGGATGAACTCGCTCGATCCACATGACGTTATCAACATGCAGTACACCTCGGGAACGACAGGATTCCCAAAAGGCGTGATGCTCACTCACTACAATATTGTCAACAATGCCTATTATGTTGCGCAATGCATGAAGCTCACCAAAAATGACCGCCTCTGCATCCCAGTTCCGTTCTTCCATTGCTTCGGCTGCGTGATGAGCACGTTGGCATGCGCTACGGTTGGGGCAACGATGGTGCCGGTGCAGGAATTTAACCCAAAACGAGTGCTGCAAACCGTGCAAGCTGAAAGATGTACGGCCTTGCACGGGGTGCCGACGATGTTTATTGCCGAGTTAAACGATCCTGATTTTGAAAAATATGATTTATCAACGCTTCGCAAGGGAATTATGGCCGGCTCTCCATGCCCGATTGAAGTGATGAAAGCGGTCATGGAGAAAATGGGAATGAAAGAGATTACGATTGCTTACGGTCAGACAGAATCATCGCCGGTGATTACACAGACAAGAACGGATGACCCGATTCACTTGCGCGTGGAAACGGTCGGTCGTGCGCTGCCAAATGTCGAAGTGAAAATCGTCGAGCCGGGCACGAATAAAGAAGTGCCGCCAGGTGTGCAAGGGGAATTGTGCACGCGCGGCTACCATGTGATGAAAGGCTATTATAAAAACCCGGACGCGACAAAAGAAGCCATTGATGAAGATGGCTGGCTGCATACAGGCGATCTGGCCACGATGGATGAAAACGGATATTGCCGCATTACCGGACGTTTAAAAGACATGATTATTCGCGGCGGTGAAAACATTTATCCGCGCGAAATTGAAGAGTTTTTATACAAACATCCAAAAATTTTGGATGTTCAAGTCGTCGGTGTGCCGGATGAAAAATATGGGGAAGAAGTGATGGCGTGGATTATTTTAAAAGAAGGACAAACGGCAACCGCAGAAGAAATTCGCGAGTTTTGCCGTGGGAAAATCTCACGCCATAAAATCCCGCGCTATATCGAATTTACCGATTCGTATCCGATGACTGCCTCCGGAAAAATACAAAAGTTTAAATTGCGCGAAATGGCGAAACAGCGTCTCAGATTGACGAAGTAA
- a CDS encoding flavodoxin family protein yields the protein MAKILVLNGSSRENGNTEQLTDVMLEGVSCTRINIRDFLIQPIVDKRHDPAGFTKVDDDYDQMIELVRQHDVLVFTTPIYWYGMSGHMKQFIDRWSQSLRDTRFSFKEEMKKKKGFVVICGGDNPYIKGLPLIQQFQYIFQFIGLEYIGYVIGEGNAPGDVLHDNRAISQAKYWNQFFRSL from the coding sequence ATGGCGAAAATATTAGTGTTAAACGGCAGTTCAAGAGAAAACGGAAATACCGAACAGCTGACAGACGTGATGTTGGAAGGTGTTTCTTGCACCCGTATTAACATAAGAGACTTTTTGATTCAGCCGATTGTCGACAAACGTCATGATCCAGCAGGGTTTACGAAAGTTGACGATGATTATGATCAAATGATTGAACTCGTCCGTCAGCATGATGTTCTTGTATTTACGACGCCCATCTATTGGTATGGAATGAGCGGGCATATGAAACAATTTATCGATCGCTGGTCACAAAGTTTACGGGATACACGCTTTTCTTTTAAAGAAGAAATGAAAAAGAAAAAAGGCTTTGTCGTGATTTGTGGCGGTGACAACCCATATATAAAAGGTCTTCCGCTCATTCAACAGTTTCAGTACATTTTTCAATTTATCGGTCTTGAATACATCGGCTATGTGATCGGAGAAGGAAACGCTCCTGGGGACGTTTTGCACGACAATCGAGCCATCAGCCAAGCGAAATACTGGAACCAATTTTTTCGCTCGCTATAA
- the accC gene encoding acetyl-CoA carboxylase biotin carboxylase subunit, with amino-acid sequence MFAKILIANRGEIAVRVIRTCKKLGIQTVAVYSEADADSLHVKLADEAYLIGKPRVSESYLNIEKIIEVAKATKAEAIHPGYGLLSENPQFARRCEEEGIVFIGPKADVIAKMGSKIESRKTMTEAGVPIVPGISFPLKDVDEAAKTAEEIGYPIMLKASAGGGGIGMQIVRDEDELRKAFEGNQKRAASFFGDGAMYLEKYIANPRHIEIQLLADEHGNCIYLWERECSIQRRHQKVVEEAPSPFLDEETRRKMGEAAVKAAKHIGYTNAGTIEFLVDEQKNFYFLEMNTRLQVEHPVTEEITGLDLVEEQLRVAAGEPLRYKQEDICRDGHAIEVRIYAEDPKTFFPSPGKITTFVLPQGEYVRNETAVQSGMAVTPFYDPMIAKLITKGNDRQEAIKRMLAALESYQVEGIKTNIPMLKDVLSHPAFQAGDTTTNFVEKHLQTTTTK; translated from the coding sequence ATGTTTGCAAAAATATTAATCGCCAACCGCGGGGAAATCGCGGTGCGGGTGATTCGCACTTGCAAAAAGTTAGGAATACAAACGGTGGCGGTTTATTCGGAAGCGGATGCCGACTCACTTCACGTCAAGCTGGCGGATGAGGCGTATTTGATCGGCAAGCCTCGCGTGAGCGAAAGCTATCTAAATATCGAAAAAATTATCGAAGTGGCAAAAGCGACGAAAGCGGAAGCCATTCATCCAGGGTATGGGTTGTTATCGGAAAACCCACAATTTGCTCGCCGTTGTGAAGAGGAAGGCATCGTCTTTATTGGGCCGAAAGCGGACGTCATTGCCAAAATGGGAAGCAAAATTGAATCAAGAAAAACGATGACAGAAGCTGGCGTTCCGATCGTTCCAGGCATTTCGTTTCCGCTAAAAGATGTCGATGAAGCGGCGAAAACAGCAGAAGAAATTGGCTATCCAATTATGTTAAAAGCTTCAGCAGGCGGTGGCGGCATCGGCATGCAAATCGTGCGCGATGAAGACGAGCTCCGCAAAGCGTTCGAAGGAAACCAAAAACGCGCTGCTTCGTTCTTTGGAGACGGGGCGATGTATTTAGAAAAATATATCGCTAATCCTCGTCATATCGAAATCCAGCTCCTTGCTGACGAACATGGAAACTGCATTTATTTATGGGAACGGGAATGTTCGATTCAGCGCCGCCATCAAAAAGTCGTCGAAGAGGCGCCGTCGCCGTTTTTGGATGAGGAAACACGGCGGAAAATGGGAGAAGCCGCCGTCAAGGCTGCCAAACATATCGGCTATACGAACGCCGGGACGATTGAATTTTTAGTCGATGAACAGAAAAACTTTTATTTTCTTGAAATGAATACGAGGCTGCAAGTCGAACACCCGGTTACCGAAGAAATTACCGGACTTGATTTAGTCGAAGAACAATTGCGCGTCGCCGCGGGGGAACCGCTTCGTTACAAACAGGAAGATATTTGCCGCGACGGCCATGCGATCGAAGTGCGCATCTACGCCGAAGATCCGAAAACATTTTTCCCATCACCAGGGAAAATCACAACCTTTGTGTTGCCGCAAGGAGAATATGTGCGCAATGAAACGGCGGTACAAAGCGGGATGGCGGTCACGCCGTTTTACGATCCAATGATCGCCAAACTCATTACGAAAGGAAACGACCGCCAAGAAGCGATCAAACGCATGCTTGCGGCGCTAGAGAGCTATCAAGTCGAAGGCATTAAAACGAATATCCCAATGCTAAAAGACGTGCTTTCCCACCCTGCGTTCCAAGCAGGAGATACAACCACCAACTTCGTCGAAAAACACTTGCAAACAACAACGACAAAATAA
- a CDS encoding acyl-CoA carboxylase subunit beta — protein MKKQNAALTEQLQERIRQIEQGGAPKYHEKNAAQGKLFVRDRLKLLLDNGLEFEDALFANCLADGLPADGVVTGVGKINGQTVCVMANDSTVKAGSWGARTVEKIIRIQETAEKLRCPILYLVDSAGARITDQIEMFPGRRGAGRIFYNQVKLSGKVPQVCLLFGPSAAGGAYIPAFCDIVIMVEGNASMYLGSPRMAEMVIGEKVTLEEMGGARMHCTVSGCGDVLVKTEEEAIAYARRYLSYFPANYSEKPPVAEAKPPKAFEKTIEDILPANQNAPFNMYDLIERVIDEGSFCEIKKLFAPEIITGLARLNGQPIGIIANQPRVKGGVLFHDSADKAAKFITLCDAFNIPLLFLADIPGFMIGTKVERAGIIRHGAKMISAMSEATVPKISIIVRKAYGAGLYAMAGPAFEPDCCLALPNAQIAVMGPEAAVNAVYANKIAELPEEERAAFVEQKREEYRRDIDIYRLASEMVVDGIIAPNQLRDELIRRFDAYMSKYMTFSERKHGVYPV, from the coding sequence ATGAAAAAACAAAATGCAGCACTGACAGAGCAATTGCAGGAACGAATCCGGCAAATTGAACAAGGCGGAGCGCCAAAATACCACGAAAAAAACGCGGCGCAAGGAAAGCTGTTTGTCCGTGACCGCTTAAAATTATTGTTGGACAACGGACTCGAATTTGAAGACGCACTCTTTGCCAATTGTCTTGCTGATGGGCTTCCTGCTGACGGCGTTGTGACCGGGGTGGGAAAAATCAACGGGCAGACCGTTTGCGTCATGGCCAATGACTCAACGGTGAAAGCAGGCTCTTGGGGAGCACGGACCGTTGAAAAAATTATTCGCATCCAAGAAACGGCGGAAAAGCTACGCTGCCCGATTCTTTATCTAGTCGACTCAGCGGGCGCGCGCATTACCGACCAAATTGAAATGTTTCCAGGCCGGCGCGGTGCAGGAAGAATTTTTTATAACCAAGTGAAATTATCGGGAAAAGTGCCGCAAGTCTGCCTCTTGTTTGGTCCGTCTGCGGCCGGGGGCGCATATATTCCGGCGTTTTGCGATATTGTCATCATGGTCGAAGGAAACGCCTCGATGTATTTAGGATCGCCGCGCATGGCGGAAATGGTGATCGGCGAAAAAGTGACGCTTGAAGAAATGGGCGGCGCCCGTATGCATTGCACCGTTTCCGGCTGCGGTGATGTGCTTGTGAAAACGGAAGAAGAGGCGATCGCCTATGCCCGTCGCTATTTATCCTACTTCCCGGCCAATTACAGCGAAAAGCCACCAGTTGCGGAAGCGAAGCCGCCAAAAGCGTTTGAAAAAACGATTGAAGATATTCTTCCGGCGAACCAAAACGCCCCGTTTAACATGTACGATTTGATTGAGCGCGTGATCGATGAAGGGTCGTTTTGCGAAATTAAGAAGCTGTTTGCGCCAGAGATTATTACCGGACTGGCGCGCTTAAACGGCCAGCCAATCGGCATTATCGCCAATCAGCCGCGCGTCAAAGGCGGGGTGCTGTTCCACGATTCTGCTGATAAAGCGGCGAAATTTATCACTCTTTGCGATGCGTTTAACATTCCGCTTCTCTTTTTAGCCGACATTCCAGGTTTTATGATCGGTACGAAGGTCGAGCGCGCCGGCATTATCCGCCACGGAGCGAAAATGATCTCGGCGATGTCGGAAGCGACGGTGCCGAAAATCTCGATCATCGTGCGGAAAGCGTACGGCGCCGGGTTGTATGCGATGGCCGGACCAGCGTTTGAACCGGACTGCTGTTTGGCGCTTCCAAACGCGCAAATCGCCGTCATGGGGCCGGAAGCGGCTGTTAACGCTGTGTATGCGAATAAGATTGCCGAATTGCCGGAGGAAGAGCGTGCAGCCTTTGTCGAACAAAAACGTGAAGAATACCGTCGCGATATCGATATTTACCGTCTTGCATCGGAAATGGTCGTAGACGGCATTATCGCTCCAAATCAACTGCGCGATGAACTGATCCGCCGCTTTGACGCGTATATGTCGAAATATATGACGTTTTCAGAAAGAAAGCATGGCGTCTATCCAGTATAG
- a CDS encoding acyl-CoA dehydrogenase, whose amino-acid sequence MNFELTKEQQMIKEMVRDFAEKEIAPYAAKWDEEAHFPIDVFKKMGELGLLGIPFPEKYGGSGGDTISYAIAVEEIGRACGGTGLSYAAAVSLGASPIYYFGTEEQKQKWLVPMAKGETLGAFGLTEPNAGSDAGGTRTTAVLDGDEYVINGEKCWITNAQYSRQVIVTAVTGKDERGKNIISAIIVPTDTPGFTIRSNYDKMGVRASNTCELVFENVRVPKENVLGDPQKGFKQFLYTLDGGRISIAALAVGIAQAAFEKALQYAKERVQFGQTISKFQAIQFKLADMAMEIELARNMVYKAAWLKDQGKPFTKEASFAKLFASEMGFRVCNQAIQIHGGYGYMKEYGVERHLRDIKLMEIGEGTSEVQRLVIARQLGC is encoded by the coding sequence ATGAATTTCGAATTAACAAAAGAGCAGCAGATGATTAAAGAGATGGTTCGTGACTTTGCGGAGAAGGAAATTGCGCCATACGCGGCGAAATGGGATGAAGAAGCGCATTTTCCGATTGATGTGTTTAAAAAGATGGGCGAATTAGGGCTTTTAGGCATCCCGTTTCCAGAGAAATATGGCGGTTCGGGCGGAGATACGATTTCCTATGCCATTGCTGTTGAAGAGATCGGCCGCGCTTGTGGCGGCACCGGATTAAGCTATGCTGCTGCCGTTTCCTTAGGCGCAAGCCCGATTTATTATTTCGGTACGGAAGAACAAAAGCAAAAGTGGCTTGTGCCGATGGCAAAAGGAGAAACATTGGGAGCATTTGGCTTGACCGAACCAAACGCTGGATCTGATGCGGGCGGCACACGCACCACCGCGGTATTGGATGGCGATGAATATGTCATTAACGGTGAAAAATGCTGGATTACTAATGCCCAATACTCCAGACAGGTGATTGTCACGGCGGTAACAGGAAAAGATGAACGCGGTAAAAATATTATTTCCGCCATTATCGTTCCAACGGATACGCCAGGGTTTACAATCCGCTCGAACTACGACAAAATGGGCGTCCGTGCTTCCAATACGTGTGAGCTTGTGTTTGAAAACGTCCGCGTGCCGAAAGAAAACGTGCTTGGTGATCCGCAAAAAGGGTTTAAACAGTTTTTGTACACGCTTGATGGGGGCCGCATTTCCATTGCCGCACTGGCGGTTGGCATTGCTCAAGCGGCATTTGAGAAAGCGCTTCAATATGCGAAAGAGCGCGTCCAATTTGGTCAGACTATTTCAAAATTTCAAGCGATCCAATTTAAGCTTGCCGATATGGCGATGGAAATTGAACTCGCTCGCAATATGGTGTATAAAGCGGCATGGCTCAAGGATCAAGGAAAACCGTTTACAAAAGAAGCATCGTTCGCGAAACTGTTCGCTTCGGAAATGGGCTTCCGTGTCTGCAATCAGGCGATTCAAATTCACGGCGGCTATGGTTATATGAAAGAGTATGGAGTCGAACGCCATTTGCGCGACATTAAATTAATGGAAATCGGGGAAGGAACGTCCGAAGTTCAGCGTTTGGTCATCGCCCGTCAACTTGGATGCTAG
- a CDS encoding hydroxymethylglutaryl-CoA lyase: protein MGRWPTRVTIKEVGPRDGLQNEKVQIATEDKIAWINQLSKTGLTYIEVTSFVHPKWIPQLADALEVATRIERVPGVTYAALVPNQKGLEKALAAQIDEVCVFMSASETHNRKNINKSIAETFPVLEEVVKTAKQEGKTVRGYVSTVFGCPYEGSVSVEQVIRVSEQLFAMGIDELSLGDTIGVATPKQVQEVLEAVLQRFPKEKLAMHFHDTRGTALANILVSLEMGITTFDSSLGGLGGCPYAPGASGNVATDDLIYMLHGMDIATGIDVERLTEAALFIRDKIGRPLSSRYLQTISR, encoded by the coding sequence ATGGGCAGATGGCCAACACGCGTTACCATCAAAGAAGTCGGTCCGCGCGATGGACTGCAGAATGAAAAAGTACAAATCGCAACAGAAGATAAAATTGCCTGGATTAATCAATTGTCGAAAACAGGCTTAACATATATTGAGGTCACTTCGTTTGTCCATCCAAAATGGATTCCGCAGCTTGCCGATGCATTGGAAGTGGCGACGAGAATTGAACGGGTGCCAGGCGTGACGTACGCCGCGCTCGTTCCGAACCAAAAAGGATTGGAAAAAGCACTGGCCGCGCAAATCGATGAAGTTTGCGTGTTTATGTCCGCAAGCGAGACGCATAACCGTAAAAACATCAATAAATCGATCGCGGAAACGTTTCCGGTGTTAGAAGAAGTGGTGAAAACGGCAAAGCAGGAAGGAAAAACGGTGCGCGGCTATGTTTCGACCGTCTTTGGCTGTCCGTATGAAGGAAGCGTTTCGGTCGAACAAGTCATCCGCGTGTCAGAACAATTATTTGCCATGGGGATCGATGAGCTTTCGCTAGGAGATACGATCGGCGTCGCCACCCCGAAACAAGTGCAAGAAGTGTTGGAAGCCGTCTTGCAGCGCTTTCCAAAAGAAAAGCTGGCAATGCATTTTCATGACACGAGGGGGACGGCTTTAGCCAATATTCTTGTTTCGTTGGAAATGGGAATCACGACATTTGACAGTTCGCTTGGCGGATTAGGGGGCTGCCCGTACGCGCCGGGCGCTTCCGGCAATGTCGCTACCGATGATTTAATCTATATGCTTCACGGCATGGATATTGCTACCGGAATCGATGTCGAACGGCTTACAGAAGCAGCCCTCTTTATTCGCGATAAAATCGGGCGTCCGCTTTCTAGCCGTTATTTGCAGACGATTTCGCGATAA
- a CDS encoding TetR/AcrR family transcriptional regulator: MAEKPLKDRIVDTALHLFEKYGYHGVTVDRIVTESDTSKGGFYHNFKSKDELLYHIHDVFITYALNKAQEAYENYTTPTERLYAIIQSFVKVFHLYKPHITVFYQESTYLKPEYSEKINRKRDEFKQVIFRVIREGIEAGEFRPELSVEITGMSIMGMVNWTYKWYNPEGPLSIEQIAKYFADFILHAVLREEMKEKPSISRFLLPPLFHSFSEEK, from the coding sequence ATGGCAGAAAAACCGCTAAAAGACCGAATTGTCGACACTGCTCTTCACCTTTTTGAAAAATATGGGTATCACGGCGTGACCGTTGACCGTATTGTGACGGAAAGCGATACGTCAAAAGGCGGCTTTTACCATAACTTTAAGTCAAAAGACGAGCTGCTTTATCACATTCACGACGTATTTATTACGTATGCTTTGAACAAGGCGCAGGAAGCGTATGAAAATTACACAACCCCGACAGAGCGCTTATATGCCATTATCCAGTCGTTTGTTAAAGTGTTTCATTTATATAAGCCTCACATTACCGTTTTTTATCAAGAAAGCACATATTTAAAGCCGGAATACTCGGAAAAGATTAACCGAAAACGCGATGAATTCAAACAAGTCATTTTTCGCGTCATCAGGGAGGGGATCGAAGCGGGAGAATTCCGTCCTGAACTATCTGTGGAAATTACCGGCATGTCGATTATGGGCATGGTCAACTGGACGTATAAATGGTATAACCCGGAAGGTCCGCTTTCGATCGAACAAATCGCAAAATATTTTGCCGATTTTATTTTGCATGCCGTGCTGCGGGAAGAAATGAAGGAAAAACCGTCCATTTCCCGATTTTTGCTGCCGCCTTTGTTTCATTCGTTTTCGGAGGAGAAATAA
- a CDS encoding alpha/beta hydrolase — MQNAITLTHRGMTLRGMEHIPEKALDEKVPAVILFHGFTGTKLEPHRLFLKISRALEKQGIASFRFDFLGSGESDGDFEDMTVSKEIEEAHAIVDFVKRDERIDPSRIYLLGLSMGGLVASVVAGERPNDVAKLILMAPAGNMHELIAETIRQGNIDVTAPYFDHGGNLVGRAFLEDLQTINVFERAKPYDGPVLLIHGTKDDVVPYRVSHMYEQLCYGSRATVHLIEGANHTFDGHRWETEVIETILEFVS; from the coding sequence GTGCAAAACGCGATTACTTTGACTCATCGAGGCATGACATTGCGTGGGATGGAGCATATCCCGGAAAAAGCGCTAGATGAAAAGGTCCCTGCGGTTATTTTGTTTCACGGCTTTACCGGCACGAAGCTAGAACCGCACCGTTTGTTTTTAAAAATATCGCGCGCGTTGGAGAAACAAGGAATCGCCAGCTTCCGATTTGACTTTTTGGGCAGCGGGGAAAGCGACGGCGACTTTGAAGACATGACCGTATCGAAAGAAATAGAGGAAGCGCATGCGATTGTCGACTTTGTCAAACGCGATGAGCGCATTGACCCGTCGCGCATTTACTTGCTCGGCCTCAGCATGGGCGGGCTTGTTGCCAGCGTCGTTGCCGGCGAAAGACCGAACGATGTCGCCAAACTAATTCTTATGGCGCCGGCGGGAAACATGCATGAGCTGATTGCGGAGACGATTCGGCAAGGGAATATCGATGTGACAGCTCCGTATTTTGATCACGGGGGCAACTTAGTCGGACGGGCGTTTTTGGAGGATTTGCAAACGATCAACGTATTTGAGCGGGCCAAGCCGTACGACGGCCCTGTGCTGCTTATTCATGGAACGAAGGATGATGTCGTACCGTACCGCGTCAGCCATATGTATGAGCAATTATGCTATGGCAGCCGCGCCACCGTCCATTTGATAGAAGGAGCGAACCATACGTTCGACGGACATCGCTGGGAAACGGAAGTCATTGAGACGATTCTCGAGTTTGTTTCTTAA
- a CDS encoding GNAT family N-acetyltransferase: MFPIETKRLQIIHFSMNCLEAAMEGKEALKKASGYDVAAEWPNRDYAEILPWLLEQWKKHPEQQKWSGLIVHKGDSMIIGEIGGKGAPDENGVIEIGYGIVPKYEGKGYATEAVRAFVHWLKQCPKVHKVAAECAKENIASKRVLEKAGFRLKRENGGMLYWEMKEIPSA, encoded by the coding sequence ATGTTTCCCATCGAAACAAAACGTTTGCAGATCATTCATTTTTCCATGAACTGTCTTGAAGCCGCAATGGAAGGCAAGGAAGCGTTGAAAAAGGCTTCTGGGTATGATGTCGCAGCAGAGTGGCCAAACCGCGATTATGCGGAAATATTGCCGTGGCTTTTAGAACAATGGAAGAAACATCCTGAACAACAAAAGTGGAGCGGGCTTATCGTTCATAAAGGCGATTCAATGATTATTGGAGAAATTGGAGGCAAAGGCGCTCCGGATGAAAACGGCGTCATTGAAATTGGCTATGGGATTGTACCAAAGTACGAGGGAAAAGGATATGCGACCGAAGCGGTTCGCGCTTTTGTACACTGGCTGAAACAATGTCCCAAAGTGCACAAAGTCGCTGCCGAATGCGCAAAAGAAAATATCGCTTCCAAACGCGTGCTAGAAAAAGCCGGGTTTCGTCTAAAACGAGAAAATGGCGGAATGCTTTATTGGGAGATGAAGGAAATTCCCTCCGCTTAA
- a CDS encoding acetyl-CoA carboxylase biotin carboxyl carrier protein subunit, producing MSQVVASMAGSVWKIVVSVGDQVEEGQDVVILESMKMEIPIAAESSGVVKQIFVQEGDFVNEGDVLLELE from the coding sequence ATGAGTCAAGTAGTCGCATCAATGGCGGGAAGTGTATGGAAAATTGTTGTCTCTGTAGGAGATCAGGTCGAAGAAGGGCAAGATGTGGTGATTTTAGAGTCGATGAAAATGGAAATTCCGATTGCAGCGGAGTCTTCGGGAGTTGTCAAACAAATCTTTGTACAGGAAGGGGACTTTGTGAACGAGGGCGACGTTCTGCTTGAACTAGAGTAA